The window ATAGCATCCTTAATATTTTCCAAAGATTCTTTTTCAGTTTGTCCTTGTGACCAACAACCTGGCAAACCAGGTACCCACACAGAATAACCCTCATCAGTTTTTTTAAGATTAACTTTGTATTTCATAATTTTATCTTCCTCCTTCCTTGTAACCGTTCAGCCACAGAGGCACAGAGTTCACAGAGAATTAAGGAAAGTAGCCACAAATGGACACGATTAACCTCTGACATCCCATAAATGTAGGGCGAACCTTATTGCTTTTTCATAAATAGGTTCCTCTTTTGGGGAGAGCGATAGCAAGAAGAACTTTAATGTAAATATCAAAATGCAAATATCAAAATTACAATGCAAAATGCAAAAATACTTGTAAATTAACAAAGTAGCTGGAGAATATTTTGATTTTTGATTTGTAATTTTACATTTTGATGTTTGATTTTTAATTTATTTTATGGTATTCCAGAAAAGTGGAAGTTAATTTTGCAAAAACCATTAGGTTCGCTTTCCTGCTTGCCAGAAGCGAGGCTAAAGCCTCACACTACAAATCTCTTTATTATTTGTTCATTCGTGGTTATATATTCGCTCTGTGTTCTCTGTGACTCTGTGGCTATATCCCTGAACGGTTACCGATATTTTTTGCTAAGGTCAAAGGCCTGGGGATAATCTTCTTAATGTGATTATGTCTGATTGTAATCGTGATTGTTGATAAAACGGTGTATTAGTCCCTTTTGATTTACTTCTGCCTGCCTCGGTAATTACATAGACGCCCATAGATACACTATTTACTGGAGTAGTTTCATTTCCTGCACTATCCCAATACTTAAATTGTAATCCTGAAGTTCCTAACATAATATTAGAGGCAACTATTGCGGTCGTCATACTTCCTGCATAAAAACAAGTCCAGCTACCGTTTAGTGGGTTATTATCCCTGGTATTTAATGCCTCATATTTTTCTTCTCGCAGTTCATTACATTTTTCCACACCTTGCTCGATTAATCTATATCGATATATGTTCCAGACAATTGTATCAGTTCCCACATCAGGATTCAATCTCATCACAATATCACCTTTTTGATTAGTTGAATATGAAATCAGGCTCATTGTTCCATAGGGTTGACTTTCAAATTTTACACCAGCTATTGTTTCATTATCTATTATCTGATATGCTCCTCTTATTCTTGCGGTTAACCACGATACCGCACATCTGGCATTTTGTTCAGCAATCATATAATTAAGCTGGATTTTCATAGACTTTTGAGCGGAGATAAAGAAAGGAATTAGCAGTATACCGACTAAAATTCCCAATATTCCCACAACAATTAATATCTCAATTAGCGTAACGCCTTTTTCTGTTTTTATATGTCTTCTGGAATGGTTCATTTTCATCATTTTTTCTAAATTTCCCATTGCTAATTTCAAACGGATAGACCCATCAATCTTTCACCCTGAAGGTAATCATCTTCCTGTTCTCACTCAGCGTGTTCTAACACTAATTGTTCCACTATTATTATAAAGGCATCTTGTCAAACTAATACTCCCGAGGGCATTTATTCTCTGCATATCAATACCCTCCTTTGGGTAAGTGACGGAAACTACTATTTCTTTATAATCAGAGGTTGTGATGGGTGTGGCATAATCATCATAGATGTCATTATGGTCAGTTACCGTAACTTCTGGAAAATATGGTGTCTTTTCTCGCCTGGTAACCGTTCCAAATAAAGGTGGGATGTTTATCGTATATGTGCCGGTGGTCGTAATACTTCCATAAGGTTGAGTTAATATCCATTCTAATCTTTCAATCGCAATTTGTCTTGCCTCATTCTTTGTTTCTGTTATTATCTTACTCTTTGTGAATTGGAGTTGGAGGAATAATATCCCCATTATTCCTATAATCAATACCGCAAAACTTATAACTAATTCTATTATTCCTATTCCGTTTTGTTTATTAAATATTCTGTTCATTTTTTACCACCCAATATCTTCGACAGTCTTTGACTTCATCAGTATCTTTTTACTACCTGGATAAGACTCAACGGCGACATAAGCAATCATTTTCTTTATTACTGTGTTTTCTAACATCGGGACGGTCGAGGTAATTTTCAGGAGATGCCTGCGTCCACCGCCAGGCAAAGAATTTGTATTCATAAAAATAAGGGCACTTCTTTGACCCGGTTCAATTCTATTATCCGGGACACCATAATCACAGGTGCTAAATACTGCGGCCTGATATCCATCACTATCGACAAATGGTACGGGCGGTGCCCAGATTCCATAGACACCACTCTTCTTCACTTCATCCTCAGTAACCTGGTCAACATTAGCCCACTCTGATACATATTGGGCTAATGTCTCCGGCGTAGAAGAGTCCG of the bacterium genome contains:
- a CDS encoding type II toxin-antitoxin system HicB family antitoxin, translating into MKYKVNLKKTDEGYSVWVPGLPGCWSQGQTEKESLENIKDA
- a CDS encoding type II secretion system protein produces the protein MGNLEKMMKMNHSRRHIKTEKGVTLIEILIVVGILGILVGILLIPFFISAQKSMKIQLNYMIAEQNARCAVSWLTARIRGAYQIIDNETIAGVKFESQPYGTMSLISYSTNQKGDIVMRLNPDVGTDTIVWNIYRYRLIEQGVEKCNELREEKYEALNTRDNNPLNGSWTCFYAGSMTTAIVASNIMLGTSGLQFKYWDSAGNETTPVNSVSMGVYVITEAGRSKSKGTNTPFYQQSRLQSDIITLRRLSPGL